The sequence below is a genomic window from Phoenix dactylifera cultivar Barhee BC4 chromosome 8, palm_55x_up_171113_PBpolish2nd_filt_p, whole genome shotgun sequence.
agagaaagggagagaaaatgcaattttcttatttttattttatttttatttgcagaagagaagaagcattaggcttccaatcttcatttttatttttgtaatcagttttctttttatgaaatccatcaatgctctttcatgcaatccttgttctaggttcagtttaatttctattttttttatgtaatcttttaatttttctttcatgcaatatatgaaattttctctcatgcaatctatgttccaggtttcaatcttcttagcttCCATCCATTTTCTATGCCAAAGCTCTTTTTGATTAgtcaaatatataaatgcttttcgaatctaagtacctgtcttttcattaatttcaaatagaaaacattctctggtagaccagagaatcattcaacatccccgaagtaatatttttcttattattcaaaaatcggctTTGAATTCGAGTGAacgttttgatttttatgcaactcaaaTCGCCTCCcagtggatcgacctcttacgaccactattcttcgagtagaaaaggtaagagtataattaatttaaactttgtttgtcggttctaacaatgatctgtttagcgtatttttatGTAAACAGAAATCGGACAATAGGATGAGTAGGAGACTATCTCCTTAAAAGTAGTGCTGAAATAAGTTACTCAATATggattgtttctacccattgaaccttcttCATGGGATCTCCAATCACAAAGGTTGGGTTACCTCCCTAGGTGACTCCTTTGTGGGCTTAagcccatccccctcgacaagTCTTTGATAGCTCTCTTAGAAAGAGCTTCGGTCAACTgatcatatatatttttctcaaactTTACGAATTCCAAAGACACAATATTCGTATTCAATAGGCTTTTAACTGATTTATACCTCACTTGTAAATGCCTATTTACTAGCCCGAGCGGCCGGCGAGCGAGTGGTTAGTGGCAAATAGCACCCTAGTTGATGGCATTCCTCCCTGCGGCTGGCACTCGAGGAACCACGGGACACTCCATACAGAGCAAGCAAGTTTTTTTATTGGTATGTGCCTGCCTTACTAACTCTATTACTGCCTTACTATCACAATATATAGAAATGGCAGGTATGGGTTTATTAACTAAAGGCATGTCAAGCATAAGGTTCTTAATCCACTCAGCCTCAGAGCAAGTTGTATCTAAAGCTATAAGTTCTGACTCCATAATACTCAAAGAGATGATAGTTTGTTTCTTAGATCTCCAAGATATTACTGATGCACCCAAAAGAAATATATACCCTAAAGTGGACTTCATATCCATATTGTCTGTTATCCAATTCGCGTCACTAAACCCTTCAACTACATTTGGAAATTCCTTATAACACAATGAGCATTCCATAGTTCCTCTAAGATATTTAAAGACTCTCTCCAAAGTAATCCAATGACCTTTGCTAGGATTatgagtatatctactaagtctcCCAACAGCGTATGCTATTTCAGGTCTAATTTTATTTGCTATGTATAATAATGATCCAATCATTTGTGAATACTTCAATTGAGATACTAGTTCACCATTATGTTTCTTCAAATGCACATTTAGATCATATGGTATTGATATAGGTTtacaatcaaaataattaaacttTTTTAACATCCTTTCTATTGTACTGGTTTGATTAAGAGTAATTCCTTTAGGTATTATTTCCAATTtcattcctaaaattacataggcTTCTCCTAAATCCTTCATGTCAAACTTTCTAGAAAGATAAGACTTAACATCATTTACTATCTCTAAATTTGTCCCAAATATTgatatatcatcaacataaagacaTAAGATCACATTTTCTCCATTACTCTCTTTGCAGTACCCACACTACTTATCATATTCATTAATCTTAAAGTCATATTCTAAAATCACCTTATCAAACTTCTCATGTCATTACTTAGGagtttgttttaaaccatacaaGAATTTAACCAACCTACAGACCTTATGTTCTTGACCTTTAACTACAATACCTTCAAGTTGCTCCATATATATCTCTTCATCTACGTCTCCATTTAAAAAAGCAGTcataacatccatttgatgaatcacTAGGTTATGCACTGATGCTAAGGCAACTAAAATTCTAATCCTAGTTATCCTATATACATGTGAATATGTATCAAAGTGATCTATTCCTTCCTTTTGTGTAAAATCTTTAGCTACTAGTCTGACTTTGTATTTGTCTATGCTTCCATCAGATTTTAACTTCTTCTTGAAcacccatttacacccaatagcttTATTTTCAGGAGGTAAATCAGTTAACTCCCAAATATTATTTTGAATAATAGACTCTATCTCACTTTTtatagcttccttccaaaatggAGCATCTAAAGAAGACATAGCTTAGGTAGTAGGATCTCCTTCTGTTAAAAATGTATAAAATCCTTCTCCCAAATTTTTTATGTTCAGTGATAACCTTGAGACAAGATTCCTGCTTTTATGGACTTAAATTTtgagttttcttccatttccTGCACTGCTCTGTACGGAGGGATCCATCTGTTCCTAATATCTCATTTCGAAGCCTTGATCTTTTCCAATTTGGAAATTCCAGATCCCAATCAATTATTTGCTGATGACTTCTTAAAGTGTAATTGGAGTTCCAATTGAAGCTCCTTTGCACCAATGATAACTCATTTCACCAAGTCACCAGATCAGTAAGTTTCAGATTACCCGTCGGTAGCTTAAACCTGCTTCCGATGAAGCTTTGGGTATTAAGATTACATCTTTTTGCACAAAACAaatgcaaaacaaaaaaaagaacaaaaagcagataaaaggaGAGGCTGTTAACTCACAGCAAAGAAATCTTTCCCACAAGGTTCAAGTAATATAGCTTGGAAGTACCACTTACAAATAACGCCGGCGATGCAAAGTTACAATGATTTATAGAAAAATCGAACAACGAGAGAACATATATTCAAATTAATTATAATTTGCTGGTTTTCAGCTCCGCTTGACAGGATCAAAGTTGGCGACTCCAACAACCGCCCCAACAATGACGCCGAGCACGACGCCACCAGAAACGATGCTGAGCAGGAAGTTTTTCAGTGATGGTGAGATCCCTGGCTGTGCTGCCTCTGCCATGTCTGGGATCACCAGGGCAGCAGCCAAAGCTGCAGCTGTTAGCCCGGCTACTGCCTGCTCCTTtgtcgatgatgatgatgatgatgatgcccGGACCACAAGGTGGCAGTGGGATCTGCTGATAGAAATGGTGGCCCTTGGTAAGGGTCTCATTGGATGGAACAAGGCACTGGAGCCTAATAAGGTTCTCCTCTGGGTAATGAAGGAAGGCGAGGACGTCGCCATAGTCACTGCAGCTGCAGTAGCGGCCATTGAGAAGTGGTGGCTACTGTAAGGCAGGGTGGTGGACAGAGTGATGTGGGTGGTGGCTTTAgtgtggatgaagagaagggagTGGAAGTAAAGGTGGGAGATGGATGGGAAGATGAGGGGTTAGGAGGTGGCTATGAGATATCAGGTCAGCATCTGAATCCTATGTGGATGCTTCTGGTTCTGGGATGATAGGATAAGGTTATCTCTGGGATTCTCTCTTCAGATGGAAGCAGTGGTCAGACATCTCCCGATGGAAAAATTAGCTACAGGACCAAAGACGTATATAtgttttgaataaaaaaaaaaaaagaggggagggGAGTGGATAATAGTATTCTTACATAGTAAGAAAAAATTAAGATTAGCTAAAAGATTACTGCTATTAGTTTATCAACACATTAAAACATGGTGAAAAACTTTAAGAATTTAAGAAGCTAGAATCCTGCAAACAGAGGCATTGTGTATTGATAGGATTCAGCTAAAAGCAGTGCTATGCATGGCATGCATTGTGAAGGATAATACTACATCGTTTTAAAAGTGTACAGGGAGAAGATGTTGGATCCTGTTTAATTAAACCCTGATTCCAtttaattagaacccacatTTTGACAAGTATCACTTATAAATCCTGATAATCACAAGAACATTGAGGTAATTGCACGGCAGTGAAAGATTGCCTTGATGGGGGGTGACTCTTCATGGGTGTAACTAACCACGGCGTTTGGtccctggagagggctataaatagcATGTTAGACCCCTTCTCTAATACACGCATTAGGAGCTATCTCTCCAGAAGATCTCTTGCTAATCTCTATCCAGATCAGAGCAAATCTCTCTCAAAGTTCAATTCAAGATGGATTTAGCGAGTTAATCATTCcatcaatggtatcagagcgggtggatTCCAAAATAAATTATACCTATTTGATTTGTTGGACGGGAAAAAAAAGAACCTGATGTTATTTAAacatcaaaaattttttttgtctggccgatgtgggactaaactcctATCATGGGATGAAAGTTTTGCCCATATTACTTAAAGCAATGAATAACTTTCATTTGGGCGATGTAGGACTAAAACCTTCATCTCTTTTTCCCTCCTTTCACCTCTGCTTGAGAAAATGAGGAAGGGAGAGCCGCTGCCATAGCCGCCGCTGCGGCGGGTCTTGGTCGCGGCCCTCCCCGTCTTAACCGGTGGCCAACAGGGCCACCGTCCAGCCACCGTGTCCTCGGCCGCCGCTACGGCCCACCCCACCGGCGAGCCGGCAGCTGCTGCAACCCGCCGTGGCCGCCATGGCCACCACgagcaaaggaaaaaaaaatggaagagagaagggaggaaggaCAGCGGCGCTCCGGCTTCTGCCGCCGTACCCTCCTTCCATGAGGTGGCTGGGGAAGCCACCGGTGGCTGCATGGGCCAGCTAGCGGCCGCACCGCCGTGTAAAGGGGACGGGTCTTCACGCCGTCgtttcccctcctcctcccatgTGGTCGGAGAGGCCAACGGCAAGGGGCGCCAGCGTCGTTTGGGCGGTCGGAGGCGTGAGCAACCGGCAGCCACCGGCGTCATTTGGGAGAGGATGGCTCATCGGATTTGACCCTTCCCTCTTTTCCCATCACGATTTGGGGAAGAACATGAAGAGATGGGTTTCGAATTTCGGGCATGGAATCCAAACCGAAATCCGAatccatttaaataaaaaaaggggtGAAGGATTAACAGGTTCCGGGTTATTAGGTTTCGACCCGCaacccgaaatccgaatccTTTTGACTAAACTGTGCGTTTTGCAGAGAAACCCCTGACAATATGTTATTCTAAAAAAGGGGCTTCCGAAATTCATCTATGGTCCCCAGCCGGAAGTTAAATTACAGAAAGGTCCtaaagtatatttatttgatcctGTACTTAAGATCCATTACAAAACGGTGCAATAATTATTACATATTGGTCCCTGTAATGAATTTATTACATAAATGATCAATTTAGATGCTTTCTTATGATGATACATGATTGTTTATATTATTCAttttttcatgataaaagggtaatatatgcatgagacgagccaaagcatctta
It includes:
- the LOC103704889 gene encoding uncharacterized protein LOC103704889; protein product: MAATAAAVTMATSSPSFITQRRTLLGSSALFHPMRPLPRATISISRSHCHLVVRASSSSSSSTKEQAVAGLTAAALAAALVIPDMAEAAQPGISPSLKNFLLSIVSGGVVLGVIVGAVVGVANFDPVKRS